A genomic window from Streptomyces broussonetiae includes:
- the hypD gene encoding hydrogenase formation protein HypD, which produces MKYLDEFSDPVLARRLFDEIRALTTQPWSLMEVCGGQTHSIIRHGIDQLLPDEIQLIHGPGCPVCVTPLETIDKALEIASRPEVVFCSFGDMLRVPGSGRDLFKVKSEGGDVRVVYSPLDALRIAQDNPDRQVVFFGIGFETTAPPNAMTVYQAKKLGIGNFSLLVSHVRVPPAIDAIMNSPDCRVQAFLAAGHVCTVMGTAEYPELAERHKVPIVVTGFEPLDILEGIRRAVRQLEAGRHVVENAYPRAVQPEGSPAARAMLADVFEVTDRAWRGIGMIPRSGWRLSPRYRDYDAEHRFSVTDIDTQESTVCRSGEVLQGLIKPHECAAFGKQCTPRNPLGATMVSSEGACAAYYLYRRLQVPTTQEASSVG; this is translated from the coding sequence ATGAAGTACCTCGACGAATTCAGCGACCCGGTGCTCGCCCGGCGCCTCTTCGACGAGATCAGGGCCCTCACCACGCAGCCCTGGTCGCTCATGGAGGTGTGCGGCGGACAGACGCACTCGATCATCCGGCACGGCATCGACCAGTTGCTGCCGGACGAGATCCAGCTCATCCACGGACCCGGATGCCCTGTCTGTGTCACTCCGCTGGAGACCATCGACAAGGCTCTGGAGATCGCCTCGCGTCCCGAGGTCGTCTTCTGCTCCTTCGGTGACATGCTGCGCGTGCCCGGCAGTGGGCGGGACCTGTTCAAGGTCAAGAGCGAGGGCGGCGACGTCAGGGTGGTCTACTCGCCCCTGGACGCGCTGCGCATCGCCCAGGACAACCCCGATCGTCAAGTGGTGTTCTTCGGGATCGGGTTCGAGACCACCGCGCCGCCCAACGCCATGACCGTGTACCAGGCGAAGAAGCTGGGGATCGGCAACTTCAGCCTGCTCGTCTCCCATGTGCGGGTGCCGCCCGCGATCGACGCCATCATGAACTCCCCCGACTGCCGGGTGCAGGCGTTCCTCGCGGCCGGTCATGTGTGCACGGTGATGGGCACCGCCGAATACCCCGAACTCGCCGAACGCCACAAGGTCCCCATCGTGGTGACCGGCTTCGAGCCGCTCGACATCCTGGAAGGGATCCGCCGCGCGGTACGGCAGCTGGAGGCGGGCCGGCACGTGGTCGAGAACGCCTATCCGCGTGCCGTGCAGCCGGAGGGCAGCCCGGCCGCCAGGGCCATGCTCGCCGACGTCTTCGAGGTGACCGACCGGGCGTGGCGCGGGATCGGCATGATTCCCCGGAGCGGCTGGCGGCTGTCGCCCAGGTACCGCGACTACGACGCCGAACACCGCTTCTCGGTGACTGACATCGACACCCAGGAGTCCACGGTGTGCCGCAGCGGCGAGGTCCTCCAAGGGCTGATCAAGCCGCACGAGTGCGCCGCCTTCGGCAAGCAGTGCACCCCGCGCAACCCGCTCGGCGCCACCATGGTCTCCAGCGAGGGCGCCTGTGCGGCGTACTACCTCTACCGCAGGCTCCAGGTGCCGACCACGCAGGAGGCGAGTTCCGTTGGCTGA
- the hypE gene encoding hydrogenase expression/formation protein HypE, which translates to MADTPGAGGSTYASADFSSWTCPAPLRDHERIIMGHGGGGALSAELVEHLFVPAFGNDVLSELGDSARLPASGERLAFSTDSFVVRPLFFPGGSIGDLAVNGTVNDLAMSGARPLFLSCGFILEEGVELAVVAKVAQAFGAAAHRAGVTVVTGDTKVVEAGHGDGVFINTAGIGRIPDGVDIHPGRARPGDVILVSGAIGVHGVAIMSVREGLEFGVEIESDTAPLGDLVAQLLAACPDVHVLRDPTRGGLATTLNEIAGASGVGVALREDALPVPDTVANACALLGLDPLYVANEGKLAAFVPPDHADACLAALRAHPLGKEAVAIGHCVPDHPGMVVSATGLGGTRVVDMPLGEQLPRIC; encoded by the coding sequence TTGGCTGACACACCCGGCGCGGGCGGCTCGACGTACGCGTCGGCCGACTTCTCCAGCTGGACCTGTCCCGCTCCGCTGCGCGACCACGAGCGCATCATCATGGGCCACGGCGGCGGCGGAGCCCTGTCGGCCGAGCTGGTGGAGCACCTCTTCGTGCCCGCCTTCGGCAACGACGTGCTGTCCGAACTGGGCGACTCGGCACGGCTGCCCGCCTCCGGAGAACGGCTCGCCTTCTCCACCGACTCCTTCGTGGTACGGCCGCTGTTCTTCCCCGGCGGGAGCATCGGTGACCTGGCGGTCAACGGCACGGTCAACGACCTCGCCATGTCCGGGGCCCGGCCGCTCTTCCTGTCCTGCGGGTTCATCCTCGAGGAGGGCGTGGAACTCGCCGTGGTGGCCAAGGTCGCCCAGGCGTTCGGCGCGGCCGCGCACAGGGCCGGGGTGACCGTGGTCACCGGTGACACGAAAGTGGTCGAAGCCGGTCACGGGGACGGGGTGTTCATCAACACCGCCGGTATCGGCCGCATCCCCGACGGCGTCGACATCCACCCGGGCCGGGCCAGGCCGGGCGATGTGATCCTGGTCAGCGGGGCCATCGGGGTGCACGGCGTGGCGATCATGAGCGTCCGCGAGGGCCTGGAGTTCGGCGTGGAGATCGAAAGCGACACCGCCCCGCTGGGTGACCTGGTCGCGCAGTTGCTCGCCGCCTGCCCGGACGTGCATGTGCTGCGCGATCCCACGCGCGGCGGTCTCGCCACGACCCTCAACGAGATCGCTGGCGCGTCGGGCGTGGGAGTGGCCCTGCGGGAGGACGCCCTTCCCGTGCCGGACACGGTCGCCAACGCCTGTGCCCTCCTCGGCCTCGACCCTCTCTACGTCGCCAACGAGGGCAAACTGGCCGCGTTCGTGCCCCCGGACCACGCGGACGCCTGTCTGGCCGCCCTCAGAGCCCATCCGCTGGGCAAGGAGGCGGTGGCCATCGGCCACTGTGTGCCCGACCATCCGGGCATGGTCGTCTCGGCCACGGGCCTCGGCGGCACCCGCGTGGTGGACATGCCACTGGGTGAACAACTGCCCCGGATCTGCTGA
- a CDS encoding FAD-dependent monooxygenase translates to MAERDMETYDCDVLIVGAGPTGLALAIGLRQYGLAVRVLEKQDSSKREARAGVIWHRALEALADLGCADRFVAAGVTLNPTELIAQGRQIGVLDLSASGTRYPNPLSIEQDTVERLLGERLTEVGGAIEWSTEATAVRVAEHGAEVEVRGADGRPRTLRCAWVVGCEGSRSLVRKAVGLPFDGGPRRHLQVAQLNAKVDWSLPYHGDRTYLLLDKDLSIGCAPRPGGGYRCFAFTREPDTTPLTPVTVEEMRQLLIRAAHEPDVWLTPTLPLWTNRARFQDRFARSLRSGRALLAGDSAHLWAPIGGRGLNTGLRGAHNLAWKLAGVVRGWASPALLDTYSTEQRSTALRVMRRTRRDVLESPGTRRTLLMMRLLGRHVLRSRWATDRIRDRISDLDLHHRESPLSAQGGGDRMPDRPVWAEGRQHRLHDLLSYQHWTLLPVNRDAEPDPALTQALAGLPLPVAVRPVRPTDTDASRHLPDGSLVLVRPDLHIGLQAQIPEEVAAYLGRWFTRTEAARDA, encoded by the coding sequence GTGGCGGAGCGTGACATGGAGACGTACGACTGCGACGTGCTGATCGTCGGAGCAGGACCGACCGGCCTGGCCCTCGCGATCGGCCTGCGTCAGTACGGGCTGGCCGTGCGTGTCCTGGAGAAACAGGACAGCAGCAAACGCGAGGCCCGCGCCGGCGTGATCTGGCACCGGGCCCTGGAAGCGCTGGCCGACCTCGGCTGCGCCGACCGGTTCGTGGCGGCGGGGGTGACGCTCAACCCGACCGAACTGATCGCTCAGGGACGGCAGATCGGAGTCCTCGACCTGTCCGCGAGCGGCACCCGCTACCCCAACCCGCTCTCGATCGAGCAGGACACGGTGGAGCGTCTGCTGGGAGAGCGGCTGACCGAGGTGGGCGGTGCGATCGAGTGGTCCACCGAGGCCACGGCGGTCCGGGTGGCCGAGCACGGAGCCGAGGTCGAGGTCCGCGGCGCGGACGGCCGGCCGCGGACCCTGCGCTGCGCCTGGGTGGTCGGCTGCGAGGGCTCACGCAGCCTGGTGCGCAAGGCCGTCGGCCTGCCCTTCGACGGCGGCCCACGACGCCACCTGCAGGTCGCTCAGCTCAACGCGAAGGTGGACTGGAGCCTGCCCTACCACGGGGACCGGACCTACCTCCTGCTGGACAAGGACCTGTCGATCGGCTGCGCACCGCGCCCCGGCGGTGGATACCGCTGCTTCGCCTTCACGCGCGAGCCCGATACGACACCGCTCACCCCGGTGACCGTGGAGGAGATGCGGCAGCTCTTGATCCGCGCCGCACACGAGCCCGACGTCTGGCTCACGCCGACGCTGCCGCTGTGGACCAACAGGGCACGCTTCCAGGACCGGTTCGCCCGCTCGCTGCGCTCCGGGCGGGCCCTGCTGGCCGGTGACAGCGCGCACCTGTGGGCGCCGATCGGCGGACGCGGACTGAACACCGGGCTGCGCGGAGCGCACAACCTGGCCTGGAAACTGGCCGGCGTGGTACGCGGCTGGGCGTCGCCCGCGCTGCTGGACACCTACTCCACCGAGCAGCGCAGCACCGCCCTGCGGGTGATGCGCCGGACCAGGCGTGACGTACTGGAATCGCCGGGCACCCGGCGGACCCTGCTGATGATGAGACTGCTCGGCCGTCACGTCCTGCGCAGCCGTTGGGCGACCGACCGCATCCGTGACCGGATCAGCGACCTGGACCTGCACCACCGGGAGAGTCCGCTCTCGGCACAGGGAGGCGGAGACCGGATGCCGGACCGGCCCGTGTGGGCCGAGGGGCGGCAGCACCGCCTGCACGACCTGCTCTCCTACCAGCACTGGACCCTGCTCCCGGTCAACCGGGACGCCGAGCCCGACCCGGCGCTGACGCAGGCGCTGGCCGGCCTACCGCTGCCGGTCGCCGTCCGCCCGGTGCGCCCCACGGACACCGACGCCTCGCGCCACCTGCCGGACGGTTCACTGGTGTTGGTCCGCCCGGACCTGCACATCGGCCTGCAGGCACAGATCCCGGAGGAGGTCGCGGCCTACTTGGGACGATGGTTCACCCGGACCGAGGCCGCGCGAGACGCATGA
- a CDS encoding glycosyltransferase: MRVLVTVTGSPSHVNAVLPLVSALVAVRHHVLVAAPARLLGLFDGLPLRREPLLADPLARFTPQPDGPPERRALDLFAGPHLVDSYRTLLPVARAFAPALVIRDGGEFTGYLVAETLGLPHLAAPSGAANYLDPVVLQPQLNQRRAALGLPAEDDPDALHRHGRLDCMPPEFSFARHRTGRFYRYRQPSEIDPGEVLPDWVPELPSDRPLVLASIGTVLPSVPAAVVDAPGLLNAVVAGLAELDCQAVVATGGVRVDHPPTTGRVRLVDVVPQPLLLRCTQLLLTHGGYNSIREAVGAGVPMAVLPAFGDQPANADRVQELGLGRRIPSPDETAAVCHQVLNDTEVTARIRRAQRRMLCLPPLQAVVGDLEKVASGGA; this comes from the coding sequence ATGCGTGTCCTTGTCACCGTCACCGGATCGCCCTCACATGTCAATGCCGTGCTGCCGCTGGTCTCGGCGCTCGTGGCCGTGCGCCACCACGTGCTCGTCGCGGCGCCCGCCAGACTGCTCGGGCTGTTCGACGGCCTGCCGCTGCGCCGGGAACCACTCCTGGCCGACCCGCTCGCCCGCTTCACGCCGCAGCCCGACGGACCGCCCGAACGGCGCGCACTCGACTTGTTCGCAGGCCCCCATCTCGTCGACAGCTACCGCACACTGCTGCCCGTGGCCCGCGCGTTCGCACCCGCCCTGGTGATCCGGGACGGCGGCGAGTTCACCGGATACCTGGTGGCGGAGACACTCGGGCTGCCGCACCTGGCCGCACCCTCGGGAGCGGCCAACTACCTGGACCCGGTGGTCCTGCAGCCCCAGCTCAACCAGCGGCGCGCCGCGCTCGGCCTGCCGGCCGAGGACGACCCGGACGCGCTCCACCGGCACGGCCGACTGGACTGCATGCCCCCGGAGTTCTCCTTCGCCCGCCACCGCACCGGAAGGTTCTACCGCTACCGGCAACCCTCCGAGATCGATCCCGGCGAGGTGCTGCCGGACTGGGTGCCCGAACTCCCCTCCGACCGCCCGCTGGTACTGGCATCGATCGGAACCGTGCTGCCCTCCGTCCCCGCCGCGGTGGTCGATGCGCCGGGCCTGCTCAACGCGGTCGTCGCCGGCCTGGCCGAACTCGACTGCCAGGCCGTCGTGGCAACCGGAGGGGTTCGGGTGGACCACCCGCCGACGACCGGCCGGGTACGCCTGGTGGACGTCGTACCACAGCCGCTGCTCCTGCGCTGCACCCAGCTCCTCCTCACCCACGGCGGATACAACAGCATCAGGGAAGCCGTCGGGGCCGGGGTGCCGATGGCCGTGCTGCCCGCCTTCGGGGACCAGCCGGCCAACGCCGACCGGGTGCAGGAACTCGGCCTCGGCCGGCGCATCCCCTCGCCGGACGAGACCGCCGCGGTATGTCACCAGGTGCTGAACGACACCGAGGTGACCGCACGAATCCGTCGTGCCCAGCGGCGCATGCTCTGTCTGCCGCCCCTTCAGGCAGTGGTGGGTGACCTGGAGAAGGTGGCGAGTGGCGGAGCGTGA
- a CDS encoding FAD-dependent monooxygenase, translating into MELMRRWGLAERIRGAGRPGDHPLDIAWVTAVGGHEIHRLDFGTTDTRPAPPCTPEPEQVCPQHWLLPLLAEAVGPGVLPRECRLESFVQDDDQVRATATDLSDGRRLHVNARYLVGCDGAASRVRAALLIAAPTRRRTRVFRNILFRAPRLREQLGPGGAPVYFLTQPPDLRYPLRAMDGRDLYRLTVGDHTSCDALSAVRSAIALETSIEVLSDNVWHLTHRVPERYRQGRVLLAGDAAHTLSPSGGFGMNTGIANAADLGWKPAAELAGWAGPTLLDSYEQERRPVAEHSLAEADGNLRRTLDRRLPTEILLDTAQGARARTELARGIERSGVRREFEVPDMHFGYRYASPVIVPDDVTEYDWCADLVAGGRAPHVWLGPGSSSLDLFGSGFHLVASGSHPDLPGLEAVARAFEVRRVPLGLTRAPAYRSSYALVRPDGHVAWHGAELPVDAGGLVDVVRGGRR; encoded by the coding sequence ATGGAGCTGATGCGCCGGTGGGGCCTGGCGGAGCGGATCCGCGGGGCCGGCCGTCCCGGTGACCATCCGCTCGACATCGCATGGGTGACAGCGGTCGGCGGGCACGAGATCCATCGTCTCGACTTCGGCACCACCGACACCCGTCCGGCCCCGCCCTGCACACCTGAGCCCGAGCAGGTCTGCCCCCAGCACTGGCTGCTCCCGCTCCTGGCCGAGGCCGTAGGACCCGGGGTGCTGCCGCGCGAGTGCCGTCTGGAGTCCTTCGTCCAGGACGACGACCAGGTTCGGGCCACCGCCACCGACCTGTCGGACGGCAGGCGTCTCCACGTCAACGCCCGCTACCTGGTCGGATGCGACGGCGCTGCCTCCAGGGTCCGCGCTGCCCTGCTGATCGCGGCGCCGACCCGGCGCCGGACCCGGGTCTTCCGTAACATACTGTTCCGGGCTCCCCGCCTGCGCGAGCAACTCGGACCGGGCGGCGCCCCGGTGTACTTCCTGACCCAGCCGCCGGACCTGCGCTACCCGCTGCGGGCCATGGACGGCCGGGACCTGTACCGGCTGACCGTCGGCGACCACACCTCGTGCGACGCCCTCTCGGCCGTCCGGTCGGCGATCGCCCTGGAGACAAGCATCGAGGTGCTCTCGGACAACGTCTGGCACCTGACCCACCGGGTCCCCGAGCGGTACCGCCAGGGCCGGGTGCTCCTGGCCGGGGACGCCGCCCACACCCTGTCGCCCTCCGGCGGCTTCGGGATGAACACCGGCATCGCGAACGCGGCCGACCTCGGCTGGAAACCGGCCGCGGAACTCGCCGGCTGGGCGGGTCCCACGCTGCTCGATTCCTACGAGCAGGAGCGGCGCCCGGTGGCCGAACACAGTCTGGCCGAGGCCGACGGCAACCTGCGCCGCACCCTCGACCGCCGGCTGCCGACGGAGATCCTGCTCGACACCGCACAGGGCGCCAGGGCGCGGACGGAACTCGCCCGCGGCATCGAACGCAGCGGTGTACGGCGCGAGTTCGAGGTCCCGGACATGCACTTCGGCTACCGCTACGCCTCCCCGGTGATCGTCCCGGACGATGTCACCGAGTACGACTGGTGCGCCGACCTCGTTGCCGGTGGCCGGGCCCCACATGTCTGGCTGGGCCCTGGATCCTCGAGCCTGGACCTGTTCGGTTCGGGCTTCCATCTGGTCGCCTCAGGTTCCCACCCCGACCTGCCCGGGCTAGAGGCGGTGGCGCGCGCCTTCGAGGTCCGCCGGGTCCCGCTCGGGCTGACGAGGGCGCCGGCCTACCGCAGCTCGTACGCCCTGGTCCGCCCCGACGGCCATGTCGCCTGGCACGGCGCCGAGTTGCCGGTCGACGCCGGTGGCCTGGTGGACGTCGTGCGCGGGGGTCGGCGATGA
- a CDS encoding FAD-dependent oxidoreductase, which produces MQETEVLIIGGGPVGLALALDLRSRGVDCLVLEAGDSRIRHPRVGTVGPGPWS; this is translated from the coding sequence GTGCAGGAGACCGAAGTACTGATCATCGGTGGCGGACCGGTCGGGCTGGCGCTCGCCCTGGACCTGCGCTCCCGAGGAGTGGACTGCCTGGTCCTCGAGGCCGGCGACAGCCGGATCCGCCATCCCCGAGTCGGCACGGTCGGCCCCGGCCCATGGAGCTGA
- a CDS encoding BlaI/MecI/CopY family transcriptional regulator codes for MAHDGCGEHADRRASGALEAEVMAVLWGAGEPMTAGTVRAALAPGLAYKTVLTVLGRLHAKGLLDRERVGRAHAYHPRHDAARVSAAQMKTMLDRGRDRTAVLQHFVEALDPADEAALRSLLGLGG; via the coding sequence ATGGCTCACGACGGCTGTGGCGAGCATGCCGACCGCAGGGCCAGCGGGGCGCTGGAGGCCGAGGTCATGGCCGTGCTGTGGGGCGCCGGGGAGCCGATGACCGCGGGCACCGTCCGCGCCGCACTTGCCCCGGGGCTCGCCTACAAGACCGTGCTCACCGTCCTCGGGCGGCTGCACGCCAAGGGACTGCTCGACCGCGAACGCGTCGGCCGGGCGCACGCCTACCACCCCCGACACGATGCGGCCCGGGTGTCCGCCGCGCAGATGAAGACCATGCTCGACCGGGGCCGCGACCGCACCGCCGTGCTGCAGCACTTCGTCGAGGCACTCGACCCCGCGGACGAGGCCGCGCTGCGATCTTTGCTCGGCCTGGGCGGATGA
- a CDS encoding transglycosylase domain-containing protein: MLGTFVVLLGAFVGLFWYAYATTTIPSANPSTQQQSNTYYWSDGSVMATQGSTNRQNVDLAQVPMQVQWDFLAAENATFYTDPGVDTQGMLRAVYHMATGGEVQSGSTITQQFVKNTYLTQSQSVTRKLREIMISLKIGDQMSKQQILQGYLNSSYYGRGAYGIEAAANAYYHVHASQLTVSQGAFLAASVNEPSVMMLAGTDPQAKAQAEARWKYVLSRMTTIHKISQAQEQQYLTAGFPTPKPYTPSAGMSGQTGYLVQTAEQYVEAHSSLTEQQLGHGGYQIYTTFDKKKVNALSASVAAMEKKHLDPKHRAADKDVQVGAASVDPSTGAVVALYGGAGWNKGHWTDNADATGVPVGSTFKPIDLAASLDHGAVLSPGQAPSPITPESKFNGNDGITIKNQQGQEMPDPGDPSGLLHQRNDVPTKWGYITLRKAMEQSVNTPYVQLGEYVGYNNVEGEALKAGLLRKSLQYDTPGFYIGTSTPSAIRMADAYATFDDSGVQHEPYSVTKVVAGGQHLPGFDKPKGITAMPASTADTVTDVLQNVVKSGTGTNAQALGRPVAGKTGTTDDYKSAWFIGYTPQLTTAVSMFKEDAKNAGLQSMQGVGGFSKVFGADMPTEVWTGYMSAALQGQPVQQFPPAPQLGHGSNEFGAPSATPSPSPSKPSATPSTSGTPSPTARPCRHHRKGCPSPSPTGSSGTTNGGTNGGWTGGTGGGGLLGGTTGGGNGNGGTTTGGTSSTPTNGPTRPGPGG, translated from the coding sequence GTGCTGGGCACCTTCGTGGTGCTGCTCGGCGCCTTCGTGGGCCTGTTCTGGTACGCGTATGCGACGACGACCATCCCGAGCGCGAATCCCAGCACCCAGCAGCAGAGCAACACCTACTACTGGTCCGACGGCTCGGTGATGGCCACGCAGGGGTCGACCAACCGGCAGAACGTCGACCTGGCCCAGGTGCCCATGCAGGTGCAGTGGGACTTCCTCGCCGCGGAGAACGCCACCTTCTACACCGACCCGGGCGTCGACACGCAGGGCATGCTCCGTGCCGTCTACCACATGGCCACGGGCGGGGAGGTGCAGTCCGGGTCCACCATCACCCAGCAGTTCGTGAAGAACACCTACCTCACGCAGAGCCAGTCGGTGACCCGCAAGCTCAGGGAGATCATGATCTCCCTGAAAATCGGCGACCAGATGTCCAAGCAGCAGATCCTGCAGGGCTATCTCAACAGCTCCTACTACGGGCGGGGCGCCTACGGCATCGAGGCGGCGGCCAACGCGTACTACCACGTACACGCCTCACAACTGACCGTCAGCCAGGGCGCGTTCCTCGCGGCCTCGGTCAACGAGCCGAGCGTGATGATGCTCGCCGGCACCGACCCGCAGGCCAAGGCCCAGGCGGAGGCGCGCTGGAAGTACGTCCTGAGCCGCATGACGACCATCCACAAGATCAGCCAGGCGCAGGAGCAGCAGTACCTCACCGCCGGATTCCCCACGCCCAAGCCCTACACGCCGTCGGCCGGGATGTCCGGGCAGACCGGCTATCTGGTGCAGACCGCGGAGCAGTACGTGGAGGCCCACTCCTCCCTCACCGAACAGCAGCTCGGCCACGGCGGCTACCAGATCTACACCACCTTCGACAAGAAGAAGGTGAACGCGTTGTCGGCGTCCGTCGCGGCGATGGAGAAGAAGCACCTCGATCCCAAGCACCGCGCGGCCGACAAGGACGTCCAGGTCGGCGCGGCGTCCGTCGACCCGTCCACCGGCGCGGTCGTCGCCCTGTACGGCGGGGCGGGCTGGAACAAGGGTCACTGGACCGACAACGCCGACGCCACCGGCGTGCCGGTCGGCTCCACCTTCAAGCCCATCGACCTGGCAGCCTCCCTTGACCACGGCGCCGTGCTCTCCCCGGGTCAGGCTCCCTCACCGATCACCCCCGAGTCCAAGTTCAACGGCAACGACGGCATCACCATCAAGAACCAGCAGGGCCAGGAGATGCCCGACCCGGGCGACCCCTCGGGTCTCCTCCACCAGCGCAACGACGTGCCCACGAAGTGGGGTTACATCACCCTGCGCAAGGCGATGGAGCAGTCGGTCAACACCCCCTACGTCCAGCTCGGCGAGTACGTCGGCTACAACAACGTGGAGGGCGAGGCCCTCAAGGCGGGCCTGCTGCGCAAGAGCCTGCAGTACGACACCCCCGGCTTCTACATCGGTACCTCCACCCCCTCGGCGATCCGCATGGCCGACGCGTACGCCACCTTCGACGACAGCGGCGTCCAGCACGAGCCGTACTCCGTGACCAAGGTCGTCGCCGGCGGCCAGCACCTGCCGGGGTTCGACAAGCCCAAGGGCATCACGGCCATGCCTGCCTCGACGGCAGACACCGTCACCGACGTCCTGCAGAACGTCGTCAAGAGCGGGACAGGTACCAATGCCCAGGCCCTCGGCCGCCCGGTGGCCGGCAAGACCGGTACGACCGACGACTACAAGTCCGCCTGGTTCATCGGCTACACCCCGCAGCTGACGACGGCCGTGAGCATGTTCAAGGAGGACGCGAAGAACGCCGGCCTGCAGTCGATGCAGGGGGTCGGCGGCTTCTCCAAGGTCTTCGGCGCCGACATGCCCACGGAGGTGTGGACCGGCTACATGTCCGCCGCCCTCCAGGGACAGCCGGTCCAGCAGTTCCCGCCCGCGCCGCAGCTGGGCCACGGCAGCAACGAGTTCGGCGCTCCGTCGGCCACCCCGTCCCCCAGCCCGAGCAAACCGTCGGCCACCCCGAGCACGTCCGGCACACCGAGCCCCACCGCTCGACCCTGCCGCCACCACAGGAAGGGCTGTCCCAGCCCGAGCCCGACCGGTAGCTCCGGCACCACCAACGGCGGCACCAACGGCGGCTGGACCGGCGGTACGGGCGGTGGCGGGCTGCTCGGTGGCACCACCGGCGGCGGCAACGGCAACGGCGGCACGACCACCGGTGGCACCTCATCCACACCCACGAACGGTCCCACCCGTCCCGGCCCGGGCGGGTAG
- a CDS encoding undecaprenyl-diphosphate phosphatase — protein MTRMTIRQALVIGAAQILALLPGISRSGSTISAGIFRGLNHEDSARFAFLLATPVIGGAALLKLPPLLGPQGNGLRGPLLVDSIAAFVAAYLATRYLVKHFEHRTLIPFAVSCTLAGLGSLAYFAIG, from the coding sequence ATCACACGGATGACCATCCGCCAGGCCCTGGTGATCGGTGCGGCCCAGATCCTCGCCCTGCTGCCGGGCATCAGCCGCTCCGGATCGACCATCAGCGCGGGTATCTTCCGCGGCCTCAACCACGAGGACTCCGCCCGGTTCGCGTTCCTGCTCGCCACGCCGGTGATCGGCGGAGCGGCGCTGCTCAAGCTGCCCCCGCTGCTCGGCCCCCAGGGCAACGGCCTGCGCGGACCGCTGCTGGTGGACAGCATCGCCGCCTTCGTAGCCGCCTACCTCGCAACTCGCTACCTGGTCAAGCACTTCGAGCATCGCACCCTCATCCCGTTCGCCGTCTCCTGCACCCTCGCGGGCCTGGGCAGCCTGGCCTACTTCGCCATCGGCTGA
- a CDS encoding LysR family transcriptional regulator produces MDWTSAQLRSLVELTRRGTITAVAEALGYTPGGVSQQITALEKATGMQMLRRVGRRVELTDAGATLARHAERILTTEAEAVEALERTRNEISGTLRVGLFATAAAEILPPTLRRIRERHPGVTVRSRDMDVDEVYDAVAGGSVDLALGLDYPDVPIPRDPSLSVTELSKERFSLAVPIGAMPGRRKVSLADARELGWILPSAGSYYGRAVLTACRRAGFEPQVLHEVTDTAATLALVEAGVGVSVVTDLMLRLRPSGLDVLELDESMERHIVVVCRSFAEHRPAVAALVEVLRSAADRTRPSPEPA; encoded by the coding sequence ATGGACTGGACGAGTGCGCAGTTGCGTTCGCTGGTGGAACTGACCCGGCGTGGCACCATCACCGCCGTCGCGGAAGCCCTGGGCTACACCCCCGGAGGGGTCTCGCAGCAGATCACCGCACTGGAGAAGGCCACCGGCATGCAGATGCTGCGCCGGGTGGGACGCCGCGTGGAACTCACCGACGCCGGGGCGACGCTGGCCCGGCACGCCGAGCGCATCCTCACCACGGAGGCCGAGGCCGTCGAAGCACTCGAGCGCACCCGCAACGAGATCTCCGGGACGTTGCGGGTCGGCCTGTTCGCCACGGCCGCCGCCGAGATCCTGCCGCCGACCCTGCGACGGATACGGGAGCGGCACCCGGGCGTGACCGTGCGCAGCCGGGACATGGACGTGGACGAGGTGTACGACGCGGTCGCCGGGGGAAGCGTGGACCTCGCGCTGGGCCTGGACTACCCGGACGTGCCGATCCCGCGGGATCCCTCCCTGAGCGTGACGGAACTGAGCAAGGAGCGCTTCTCGCTCGCGGTTCCCATCGGAGCCATGCCGGGCCGGCGAAAGGTCTCTCTCGCCGACGCCAGGGAACTGGGCTGGATCCTGCCGTCGGCCGGCAGCTACTACGGCCGTGCCGTGCTCACCGCCTGCCGCCGAGCCGGTTTCGAACCGCAGGTTCTGCACGAGGTGACCGACACCGCCGCCACGCTCGCCCTGGTCGAAGCCGGCGTCGGGGTCAGCGTGGTGACGGATCTGATGCTCCGGCTTCGCCCGTCCGGCCTCGACGTCCTGGAGCTGGACGAGTCGATGGAGCGCCACATCGTGGTGGTGTGCCGCTCCTTCGCCGAGCACCGGCCGGCGGTCGCCGCCCTGGTGGAGGTCCTGCGGAGTGCGGCGGACCGGACACGGCCGAGCCCGGAACCGGCGTGA